The following coding sequences are from one Bdellovibrionales bacterium window:
- a CDS encoding CAP domain-containing protein, which yields MTIKLILVSMATLLSSCVSVRPTSHGHTPEKVVSRGLPPCLQGYTEQQCSVFRDTNRARMAHGLPPLRGSVSCSYLAQDHSKDMAREQKLSHDSPQFGNFGRRAKAYQLPGTWGAENVAWSSAGNSYYKQVVAGWMDSPGHRANILSPNATAIGIGIFNGYFAQCFTNE from the coding sequence ATGACGATCAAGTTAATATTAGTTTCGATGGCTACTTTGTTGAGTAGCTGTGTCTCCGTGCGGCCTACGAGCCACGGTCACACCCCCGAGAAAGTTGTGTCCCGAGGCCTGCCGCCATGCTTGCAAGGGTACACCGAGCAGCAATGCTCTGTCTTTCGCGATACGAATCGAGCGCGTATGGCTCATGGACTTCCACCCCTCCGAGGCTCCGTGAGCTGTAGCTACCTGGCACAGGATCACTCCAAGGACATGGCTCGCGAGCAGAAGTTGTCTCATGACAGCCCCCAGTTTGGAAATTTTGGTCGCAGAGCGAAGGCGTATCAATTACCGGGAACCTGGGGAGCTGAGAATGTGGCGTGGTCATCCGCGGGGAACAGTTACTACAAACAGGTAGTTGCCGGTTGGATGGATTCCCCAGGTCATCGCGCCAATATCTTAAGTCCGAACGCTACGGCGATCGGCATAGGTATCTTTAATGGCTACTTTGCTCAGTGCTTTACTAATGAATAG